In Rhodamnia argentea isolate NSW1041297 chromosome 1, ASM2092103v1, whole genome shotgun sequence, the genomic window TAGTTGACTTTGACCGGTTTCCACGCAACTTAACCAACCAAAGCCctacgttctctctctctctctctctctctctctttcttcaagtCCTCCTCGTTGCGATCTCTGTCGCTCCGTCTCTCTTTCTTGGTTCCGAGGAGACCCGAGATTTGCTCCTCGTCTCtgttcgtctctctctctctcggtgggGGAATAGCGAGGAAGAAATGGGTTTCTTCTCGTTCCTTGGAAGAGTGCTCTTCGCGTCCTTCTTTCTCGTCTCCGCATGGCAGATgtgagttctctctctctctctctctctctctctctctctctcactagaTCCGTCGAATCGATTAaggatttttggggtttttggggtgCTGTTTCAGCTGAAGCAGAGCGTGAAATAGTTCTCGCTGCGGGTTCTTGCGTGCTCCCGCCTGTTGGATCTAGTTGACTGGCTTTCTCTCTTTCGTCCCTTTTTTGTTGTGTGAATCTCAGTCGGATTTGCTTCATTATTGGTGTCGATATCTGTGATTCTGTGCTGGATCTAGTGGTTTTGTGGGCGGTTATGCTTTTTCATTTGACGAGCTGATGCGCAAAATTAGTCTTGAATCTCGGGTTGATGTTTGTAATAACTGCTCACTACTTTGTTCCTGGGACAACTCCCTGTTTGGGTTTTGGGTTCTTGTTCTTCACCGCGTGCTGTTTAAATTTATTTGGGCGGGGCGATTTTGCATTTGTTGCTCTTGCAATGACTTTTAAATTGCACTTAGCGCCTCGGCGACTAGAGTTTGTGTTTAGCTTTGCTACGTAATGGGGTTTCACTGCTTCCTCTTTGGAAGTGGGTTGAGACTAGTCATTGAATGGATGGGAGATTGCATTTCCCCTTGAAAATGTGATACCGGTTTGGCCAAGGAAATAGGAAGTGGGTTGACTATTCAGAAGGACAGTTACAATGCAGTgatgacattcaattgcagaaAGATAATTTAAGATCCTGTTAGTTTCCTTATCTTGCTTAAGAACTGATGATTGGGTTTGTTTCGTCTGGGGGATTCGAAGCAGACGTGTAGATTAAATACATACCTGTAGCGTGTATAATTATTGCCTGGACTACGGTTTAGTTTGCGTGAAAGTATTCCAATGGGACTAGGGTTATGAATTTGAGCATCCTCTTGAGCTGCCATTTTATGGAGTGCAGGTTATGCAATTTGTACATAGCTTAATAAGTCATGATAAGAACTATTGTGATACAAAGAGTGGTCAGCTTCGTTCTAGTTCAGATTGATTCATCAGCCTACGAACAGTATTCAGTTTAAACTTGTGCTTGCTTTCTCATTGAGCTAATTGCTGCAAATGGATGGACAGTTTAATTCGATGCAGGATCTTGAGGTTGTGAAGCATGTTATGGGTTGTTTTTGATTTCCCTGGCCTTACGGTGTGTTGTGCGCATGATACACGTGATGAGTGCCCTTAATCTTGAAACTTTATTTACAAGGGAACACTGAGGAAGTTGACTGAGAACTGATGAAGTTAGCTCTTAGGGAACTTTAAGGTGGTTTACTCTTTTTCTGTAGCTTCGGGCGGTAGCCATATGTCTGTCTAGCTTGAAGAATTCTAATTACTCTTTTTTCCATTATTGGAATTGTGTCTAGTGATTCGCTTTCAAGTTCAAATCTGTTGATTTAATGCTTTTGCAGCCTTTTCTCTCTACTTTTCATGAAGCAATGCAGCTTTTTTCCCAAACATTGTCATCCTCTTCCCTTGTTTTCTTCATGACTTTTATCTGAATTTATCATGAAGCAACACATTTGTGGAGTTAATGAGTCCTCTCTAATTTGTTACTGTTGAGTttcatggtatttttttttttggttgttagAACAGATTCACCTGCCTAGTTTACTACATGGAAAATTCTCTCTTTGGATGATTTGGATTTACTAGGAAGTGATGGGTTTTCATCAAACATGTTTTGCTGTTCTGCAGGTACAATGAGTTTGCTGTAGATGGGGGTGCTGCGGCAGCTAAGGAGTTGCGCCCCAAGTTAAGTCTTGCCTTGCACCATCTGTCCTCCAAATTGGGTGTTGCAACGCCTGATGTTGATGTAGGTTTTCTGTCTTTTCGTGGtgctccattcatcttcctttttgcttaaatttagtttttttttttcctccttttgcaTTCTCTTACTCTATTAACCCCTGATTCTTcaggatttcatgcagactAAACACGTGGTCGCATCAATCTACATTCTTAAAGGCCTTGGAGGCATTTTGTTCGTGTTCGGTAGCTCATTTGGGGCTTATCTCCTGGTGGGTCTCTCATATGATTTCCTTCTTTAGAGTCGGCGAAAGTTGAAGACAAATTTTTAACTTACTTTGTGCACAGCTTCTTCAATTGGCGCTCACAACTCCAATTCTCTTTGACTTCTACAACTATGACCCAAGCAAGCCCGAGTTCGAGAATCTTCTTTACAACTTTACACAGGCATGCATATGTTCTTGCTTACTTTGCATCGGTTGTTTGATGTACATGTTTTGCACTTTGCGACAGACACCTAATAGTTGCTTTCTCCCTCTCTGCTTCTAGAACATGGCATTTTTCGGTGCCCTTCTGTTCTTCATAGGGATGAAGAATTCGATTCCGAGGAGGcaactgaagaagaagaacccaAAAGTGAAACCAAATTAGAAGCGGAGGGGCGTCGAACGGTCTCAAGCATTTCCAGTTAGTGGGGTCTTCACTTGGGTGGTGGGGTTTTGAGTTCGCATGTCATGGGATCTCTTGCAGCATCCCCAGGTCGTAAACGATATTCGGGCTACTTTTTTTGGCACACATTGTTGTGATTTTTCGACTTCAAAGGTTATTAGGGTGATTCCCGGTTGATGGGAGTGATGATGTTTGGTCATTTTGGTTAAGTCCGTTGGTTCACGAAGGTTTAGTCCAGAAAGAGTTTGAATTTATCATTAGATGTTCAGGATTCTTGAGAGTCTCCTTGTACTGTTTTGTGTTGCTTTTTGACGGATCTTATGCAAGACTCGAACCCGACTAGTGAAAGTTTagattgaaagaaagaaaaaggtgcTCTAGATTTTGAGGAATATAAATCCTTGTGAGGAACTCTAGGTAGTTAAATCAAATTATGCTGGAGGGCGGGAAGCCCGAATCCGGCATACTTGCAGAGCCAAGCAGGTTTTGAACTGGAAGAAACGTGATCGGGTGGCGGAGAAGCTGCGGCATTTCGAACCTGTTGATGATGTGCAAACGAAGAGAGCTAAGAAAAAGCATCAATGCCATTTGCTGGGTGTGACCGAGGCCTCTTACCACAGTACTGAACTAATGTCTCATCCTCTAGTACAGTAGCTCCATAGAATACAAGTATCAATGTGATGCGCCTGTCGGGATGATGATAGATCGGCTGAAGTTACCCCCATCATCGGGTACAGAGACACTGATGCCGATATCGGAAAGacttaattgaaacataaatcaATGCATAGGCCGACTCAGAATAATACCACCCACCAGGAGATGGGGAAGAAGAAACAGGAGAAACAACCCCAAGGCTTCAGCATCAACAAGAACGCACTTTTCACTCCATGAGCAAGCAAACAATGCCAATTACATAGATTGGCTGGTAAACAGTTGGGAAATTACATAAGAGAGAGATACATATGAAAAGCCAAAACGCTTGAAGATTTCGATCGGGCTGAATCAACTAGTCAAATCCTAGGAGTGGCGATGACTTTGGTGGTCAAGCCCAACACGCCACACAACTCCGGGTACAAGCCCTTCCTTATCTCAGCGTACACCGCGCCGTCCCACCTCCTCCCCGCCAGCTCCTCCGCCAGCCGCGCGCTGGCCCCCGCCACCCCCTCCTCCCCATCGTGCGCCCCCTCCACGATCTCCATCGCCACCGCCTCCTCCCCCCTCACCTTCCTCCCCCTCAGCAGAACCTCCCTCCTGGCCGCCGGCGACCCCACCTTCGCCCTCACCACCGCCCCGAAGTAGCCCGGCAGCGACAGCCCGATGTCCACCTCGCTCATGTACAGCACCCCACGGTCGCTCCTCATCACCACGTAGTCGTGGCTCAGCGCCAGCATCAGCCCAGCCGCCGCCGCGTGCCCCTGCACGGCGGCGATCGTGGGCATCGGCAGCGAGATCAGCGCCGCCACCACCGGCATGAACTCTTCGACCATCTGGTGGAGCCGCCGCTGGGCCTCGGCGGGGGATCCGGCGGACTGGGCCCAGCCGAGGTCGAACCCGTTGGAGAAGAACTTGCCGGCGGAGGTGGTGACGAGGACAGAGCCGCGGGTGGATTGGGACGCGGCCTCGGAGAGGGCGGAGAGGATGGAGGCGATCAGGGCGGGGCTGAGGCGGTGCTCGTCGGATCCGGTCAGGGTTAGGTAGAAGATGTCGCCGCGTTTCTCGAGCGTGCACATGGCGGCGATCGGAGAGAGGCGACGGCGGCGACGGATGGGAGCGAAGAAGAGGCCGGGATTTGCGTGCGAAGAGGATATCGATCGATGTTAATTATGCGAAGAATGAGGCAAATTTCTATGGCTCTTTTTGGTCGTCGAAGTATTATTGTTGCGGAAAATGGCAAGAGGAGAATTATGACGTCATCAACCTCGAATTAAAAGCGATAATAAAATTGCGAGTCTAGTCGAATTAATTAATACTAGTATTTTAGGGTATTTTGCACTTTTTGACTGCACAAGcgatttgcaaattttgcgactTAATTGCACTCGGACTATACCTCTTTCGGCCCCTTTGATGTGCTTTCCTAGTGAACAACCTTATGTTATTGTCACAATGGAGTGAGTAATGATCGATTTACGGTTTTGAGATGAAATCACATATTACTAACATTTTTGTGTCTAGAGAGGGTGTTGGTGTGGTTGTTCTAACTACAAATGACCGTATGTCCACAAAGACAAATATGTTAATCATACGAAATGGGAAGCATCCTTTTATTAATGCTTAAGgagaaaattacctaaaaaaaatgttaaataattATGTGaactcaatcataaacttttttttgccattttaatcctaaacattttacatttgtgttaattcagtttatttggccaattttgaccaaaaatcattGACTTGGATGCCGACCAACCTATGTGGTACCATTGGCGTTGAAGttgacaacttttttttttttattctttcttctggattttgtttatttttccttcatcctTCGTGGTCGCCAACCTCCTTGATGGCCAATGATGGGCAACAGGCTAGGGCCGACGAGGCTCGCCCTCATAGGAGCTAGGTCGCTGGAGGTTGGCAAGGTTTGTAGAGCCTTGCCCGAAGCTAGCGAGGGCCAACCTCAATCGGTGGGCGAGGTCGGCACATACCGGCCCTTGCCGTTGCCGGTTTGTCGGCCATCGAGGAGTTTTGCAATcgtggaggaagaagggaaaaagaaagaaagaatggaaacaaaaacaaatttttttgaaacatttcgaaaaacaataaaaatatcaaaattatcTACACCGATGGTGCCATGTAGGCCGGCCAACATCCATGTCAAGAATTTTTagctaaaattgaccgaatagaTTAAAccgcacaaatgtaaaagatttaggactaagttggtaaaaaaatgatataacaCTAagttgatacaattacaataaatttataatttttttattataatgttTTCAATGCTTAAACATGCATGGAATATGATAGGCTGGGCTTGAGTGAACCCAAGATGTGTCCTTGAAACATTTAATCggttcaatgtgatccatctACATGAGATTCATAATTGTCCAGAGGATAGAATACGAGATAGAAGATATTTCCTCAATATCTACCAACTACTTTTTCCTTGATAAATCTTGCAGAAATGTAGCCTTTTGCGGCTTTTCACTATGCTCATTGTAGAAAATTATACCCCTTAAATCGAAGAAAAAGTATCCCCAATCTCACACAAAATTAGGTTACACTATGAAGTGGCCAATTCACACCCGAGAGTGAATATGGCTCAGCTCGATTCGGTGTGGGTGGAAAAGTCGAACCGAACCAAATTTTTCGTATAGTTCGGTTTGAAACGGAACTGGATTGAATTTATGATTTCCGTgtttttccttcatctttctAATTTAGTGCTCTTGCTTGTCATCCTACTCTCATCAATTTTGAATCGTTCGGTTCAGTTCGATTTGACGATGAGAATGGGTTATACTAGTAATTTGTCATTTCCCCGTAAACAGGCATCATTAAAATTACTCTCTTTTGCGATTGAGGTTGACTTAGGCTGACAGAGAGTAAAAGTCACGGCGGTGGACCTCTACCACCATTGACCCCGTGAAGAAAAGTTGACCGGTTCTGATCTACTGGGGACAGATTCGTCCTCGCCGACCGATTATTGGGCGGTTGCTTGTTTTGTTATGACGAAAACTTCGATTCTTTTGACGTTCGAAAAAACCCGAATTGAATCTTAATTCGGGCATGTATCTCTCACCACACACAAATGTTTATATGCTGCTCGAAGAGCGGACAAAATGTAAAACGAAGctcttttattttaatcttttcagTTGTGGAATatggaaggaaaaaagtaaTCATCAAATAGAACATGGAGTGTTTTAATTAAAATCTTTAATCCTTTCATTTGGCACAATACCCTCAAAAAGGGCAAAGGAGTAGAATGTGTGATTAAAAGGGGGAAACGtacaatcctaaaccttttaatgccatcgatttagtcctaaacctttttgtatttgaCCAATTCTGTCCATCTAACCAATCTAGgccggaaatcgccgacgtgaacgCCGGTCGTCTTACGTGCCACCGCTGGCGATGACGtgcatatttttatataatattttagtttttgatttttttaaatctttttccctttatttttttcttttccatttccttttgcCTGAGGATGGCCGGCCAAAGGCCATGGTCAATGAGGGCGCCCCTCGCAAGGCCATATAAGACGCCCGtcgtccatgttagcgatttttgaCCTACATTGgctggatagactgaattggtaccaatgcaaaaaggtttatgactaaattgacttaTTTGAAAGGTTGAGGACTtaatttgtacaaatgcaatatgtttaggattttttgggtacttttcccAATTAAAAGGAGGATAATATATGAAAACTTCTAAAAAGTTTGGGAAAGTGGAGCTAAGTTTGCCCAAAATCAAGGAAATGGGCTTAGAGTAGGATtagtcctaaaaaaaatttgttctctTAATTGATGATTGAATGTCCtacaaaattttgaaacttgcaataagaagaaaaatccaaaaaaaaaaaaaaagtgattgaGCACTTATATGTTTAGTAAAACacttgaaaataaaagagaggcaTAGAAAATGagatatgaaaattgaaaacagCTAGAAAGGGCAAATGTTGGTCATTTGTTTTCATCTTCAAAGTTTGACTTCTATAAATATCATTTAGATACTCTAATTTAATTCCATGAACAATTCCACTTTTGCTAAAGTTTCCTTGTACGTAATTTCACACTCTTAGTTATAGCTTCCTATTTTGTAcatcaaagaaggaaaagaacgaCTCGAGTGACggttgaaagaaaaatcaatccaTCTTAGCCCTCTATATCCCTAAACGCAAAGTTTGATCGCATTTAGATATTAATTAGCTAGCTATCTTAATCTTAACTAGTAATTTCATGTTCCATGCATCAGTTTGATTACCTAATCATCTTTCATTATCAACTTAAAAAAACCATAATCATGGACTAAATATAATGGAAGTTACTATGTCATGCACATGAAAGTTCGTCACATAAAcatgaagaaattattttgcATATACACATTTGTACAATAGTAACACGATACATAACATGGGACGAGCTTAATCATACTTtcagttttccttttcaagaaagAGTTGGCATATTGTTTCGAAACACTATTATCACATATTAATTAAGTCGACAACATCCACGAATATCGGCTATATAAGACATAGTCAACACCATTACATCGTCCATCACTAGGAGAATTTAAAGAAATCGACCTTTGCCAAATACTTTCCTGTCAACAGGTGATCATCAAATTTTGACCAGCATTATTTACTAATTATGCAACCGTAAATTACCATATGATTTTTTAAGCAGATTATTTATGCAATGGAAGTCATGCGGGTTTTTTCATTGGTAAACAATCATCTCTCTTTGATCGACCAACACCCACATAATGCTTAAAGCGAGAGAATGACACACATTCTGAAAAATCGTTAAGCAAAACTGTTGATGAACAAAAGAATGTGAACGATCGAATACCTGGCAtcgatttttaccttttctccTAAATACTTGGCATAAATTTGGATCACCAGCAACTGGTAAGGTAATCAGATGCAGTTTCTTGCTCGAGAGTAGACCTTCTTATAAAACCCTCAGGAAAATAAAGAGGCGATCATACAACAAGAGATCAAACATTAATTTGGATGCAAATTGCCATTTCAGATTCTGATGGTATCTTTGTTATGCATCTGGCAAAAATGAAgtttttaatcaaaatctgCTGCGCCTCTTATCATGTCAATTGCTCTATAAGCTGTGTCgccaaaaatgtaaaaaaaaatctctgaaAGCT contains:
- the LOC115743320 gene encoding uncharacterized protein LOC115743320 isoform X2, with the translated sequence MGFFSFLGRVLFASFFLVSAWQMYNEFAVDGGAAAAKELRPKLSLALHHLSSKLGVATPDVDTKHVVASIYILKGLGGILFVFGSSFGAYLLLLQLALTTPILFDFYNYDPSKPEFENLLYNFTQNMAFFGALLFFIGMKNSIPRRQLKKKNPKVKPN
- the LOC115743320 gene encoding uncharacterized protein LOC115743320 isoform X1, producing MGFFSFLGRVLFASFFLVSAWQMYNEFAVDGGAAAAKELRPKLSLALHHLSSKLGVATPDVDDFMQTKHVVASIYILKGLGGILFVFGSSFGAYLLLLQLALTTPILFDFYNYDPSKPEFENLLYNFTQNMAFFGALLFFIGMKNSIPRRQLKKKNPKVKPN
- the LOC115743319 gene encoding enoyl-CoA delta isomerase 2, peroxisomal-like; amino-acid sequence: MCTLEKRGDIFYLTLTGSDEHRLSPALIASILSALSEAASQSTRGSVLVTTSAGKFFSNGFDLGWAQSAGSPAEAQRRLHQMVEEFMPVVAALISLPMPTIAAVQGHAAAAGLMLALSHDYVVMRSDRGVLYMSEVDIGLSLPGYFGAVVRAKVGSPAARREVLLRGRKVRGEEAVAMEIVEGAHDGEEGVAGASARLAEELAGRRWDGAVYAEIRKGLYPELCGVLGLTTKVIATPRI